A genomic region of Glycine max cultivar Williams 82 chromosome 15, Glycine_max_v4.0, whole genome shotgun sequence contains the following coding sequences:
- the LOC102667641 gene encoding factor of DNA methylation 5 translates to MASSSDERYVWPWTGIVANIFGKPKHEPVECDSMYWLRKFEQYKPEEAYVLHCAEDPTGYVVLEFGTEWTGFTQMMKLDTDFLVDHHGKKDYYESRKMGYSSGIFGWCAQAEDYNSEGLVGNFLRQKAELKTTSMVAQESLNEKTETLDHLYGEIGSVNKKISEMESKYIEDYMSLDKMMKEIEKKRDLLHQTRAEATEKQMKARSDVLSLLEKHQVCYVLFVSSFRSDALLKLEKEKGNEQKLNLEIAELEEQLKVLRCVNSEEADHENKRKIEIEEIEEKLEDMIFDMSVKDDENQALKKKVQEAKIELEDARQQIIKAYIAVVTALKELHEYHNSDDAENTHNSSEKQVIPEIWNSQNGRRATVTEALKYISNRVIKMR, encoded by the exons ATGGCTAGCAGTTCAGATGAGAGGTATGTTTGGCCTTGGACAGGCATTGTTGCCAACATATTTGGGAAGCCAAAGCATGAACCAGTGGAGTGTGATAGCATGTATTGGCTGAGAAAGTTTGAACAATACAAACCCGAAGAGGCTTATGTTTTGCATTGTGCAGAAGATCCAACAGGGTACGTTGTGCTGGAATTTGGTACAGAATGGACTGGGTTCACGCAAATGATGAAGTTAGATACAGATTTTCTTGTTGATCATCATGGAAAAAAGGATTATTATGAGTCAAGGAAAATGGGTTATTCTTCAGGCATATTTGGTTGGTGTGCACAGGCAGAAGATTACAACTCAGAAGGGCTTGTTGGAAATTTTCTCCGTCAGAAAGCTGAGCTGAAAACAACCTCTATGGTTGCACAAGAGTCATTGAATGAAAAAACTGAAACTCTGGATCATTTGTATGGGGAAATAGGCTCTGTAAACAAAAAGATTAGTGAGATGGAATCGAAGTACATTGAGGACTACATGTCATTGGATAAAATGATGAAAGAGATTGAGAAGAAGAGAGACTTGCTTCACCAGACTCGTGCTGAAG CAACAGAGAAGCAGATGAAGGCCAGAAGTGATGTTCTCAGTTTGCTTGAAAAGCATCAGGTGTGTTACGTGTTGTTTGTTTCTTCATTCAGAAGTGATGCACTGTTGAAGCTTGAAAAAGAGAAGGGAAATGAACAAAAGTTGAATTTAGAAATTGCTGAACTAGAGGAACAACTCAAGGTTTTGAGGTGTGTGAACTCGGAGGAAGCTGATCATGAGAATAAAAGAAAGATTGAAATAGAAGAGATAGAAGAAAAATTGGAGGACATGATTTTTGATATGTCCGTAAAAGATGATGAAAATCAAGCTTTGAAGAAGAAGGTACAAGAAGCTAAAATCGAGCTAGAAGATGCTAGGCAACAAATTATTAAG GCATACATTGCTGTGGTGACAGCTCTAAAGGAATTGCATGAGTATCATAATTCTGATGATGCTGAGAACACCCATAATTCAAGTGAGAAACAAGTGATACCTGAGATATGGAACTCCCAAAATGGACGTAGAGCCACCGTAACTGAAGCTTTGAAGTACATAAGCAATAGGGTTATCAAGATGCGGTGA